In a single window of the Leptospiraceae bacterium genome:
- a CDS encoding response regulator encodes MISQLESIFNSIADSKGEDVSNKKPLLIIDDNQDVIDALTVILKREYELLVFKSYEETIEKKFSNINVALLDIKIAYQDGIEIFSLLKTKYPQMKIIFHSAYPGNNENAKRAESLPHDGYLTKGNYGIMELLDTIRKTFLKTTE; translated from the coding sequence ATGATTAGCCAGTTAGAAAGCATTTTTAATTCGATAGCTGATAGCAAAGGCGAAGATGTTTCAAACAAAAAACCGCTTCTTATCATTGATGACAACCAAGACGTGATTGATGCACTTACTGTTATATTAAAGAGAGAATACGAGTTATTAGTCTTCAAGTCATATGAAGAGACAATTGAAAAAAAATTTTCAAATATAAATGTTGCATTACTCGATATTAAAATTGCTTATCAAGATGGAATAGAAATTTTCTCTCTTTTAAAAACAAAATATCCACAAATGAAAATAATTTTCCATTCTGCCTACCCGGGCAATAATGAAAATGCAAAACGAGCTGAGTCGCTTCCACATGACGGGTATCTAACGAAGGGTAATTATGGTATTATGGAACTCTTAGATACAATTAGGAAAACATTTTTAAAAACCACGGAATAA
- a CDS encoding YceI family protein has translation MKKILILSLALGLTYCEKAPEAPKAEAKAAVEAPKVEGTSVGLDLTKSTVKWIGTKLKGKHNGTVKIADGNILVKDNKVVGGKFSLDMTSIDDVDMKDDAKMKAKLEGHLKSEDFFNVEKFPKATFEITTITEEGASANITGNLTIKDITKSVTFPAKITYGADKKPVSATANFNINRQLWNITYPGQPDNLIKDEINLDLNLIAL, from the coding sequence ATGAAAAAAATTTTAATATTATCCCTCGCACTTGGCTTAACCTATTGCGAAAAAGCACCAGAAGCACCTAAGGCAGAAGCTAAAGCAGCTGTTGAAGCACCTAAAGTTGAAGGAACTTCTGTTGGTCTTGATCTTACTAAATCAACAGTAAAATGGATTGGAACAAAACTAAAAGGCAAACATAACGGAACCGTTAAAATAGCTGACGGAAATATTCTCGTAAAAGACAACAAAGTGGTTGGTGGAAAATTTTCTTTAGACATGACAAGCATTGATGACGTTGATATGAAAGACGATGCTAAGATGAAAGCAAAATTAGAAGGTCATTTAAAAAGCGAAGACTTCTTTAACGTAGAAAAATTTCCAAAGGCTACTTTTGAAATCACTACTATTACCGAAGAAGGCGCTTCTGCAAATATAACCGGTAACCTCACAATCAAAGACATCACTAAGAGCGTAACGTTTCCTGCAAAAATTACTTACGGTGCCGACAAAAAGCCAGTATCCGCTACAGCTAATTTTAACATTAACCGCCAACTCTGGAACATTACATACCCAGGTCAACCAGACAACCTTATCAAAGATGAGATCAATCTAGATCTTAATCTAATCGCACTTTAA
- the lpxD gene encoding UDP-3-O-(3-hydroxymyristoyl)glucosamine N-acyltransferase — MITLLDLQKLLPDSKIYNTDKPETIQLESVVTLYQDKPNSITYISEKSYQNDAKQSKANAIITLHGWETLFTQPVLAVKHVDLALIDVLNIFYPTSMPTGKRGQFVVIHPSAQIGENTDIGNFVSIGENTIIGNNCRIADGAKIAHNVRIGDDSSIGPNCVLFSDVRIGKRFISYGNTTIGGDGFRYVDVKSILHRVPQIGGVLIGDDVRVGSNSSIDRGGIDDTMIGDGTKIDNDVQIAHNVKIGKHVIVAGATAIAGSAVVEDFCKISGSCAVADHITLPSGTMIAGGSGLRNTPPKKDLYAGWDWNLTFIEFQKFRANVKHILNLNKLVKKVKDIEEKLGMNAKSTD; from the coding sequence ATGATTACACTACTTGATTTGCAAAAACTATTACCTGATTCAAAAATTTATAACACCGACAAACCAGAAACAATCCAACTAGAATCAGTCGTCACACTCTATCAAGATAAGCCCAATTCCATTACCTATATTAGTGAGAAATCTTATCAAAACGATGCAAAACAATCTAAGGCAAACGCCATTATTACGCTACATGGTTGGGAGACTTTATTTACTCAGCCTGTTCTTGCAGTAAAACATGTAGACTTGGCTCTCATAGATGTCTTAAACATTTTTTATCCTACTTCTATGCCTACCGGTAAAAGAGGGCAATTTGTCGTTATCCACCCATCAGCTCAAATAGGAGAAAATACCGACATTGGTAACTTTGTTTCGATTGGAGAAAATACTATTATAGGAAACAATTGTCGCATTGCAGATGGAGCAAAGATTGCGCATAACGTAAGAATTGGGGATGATTCTTCTATTGGTCCAAACTGTGTTTTGTTCAGTGATGTTAGAATTGGAAAGCGTTTTATCTCCTACGGCAATACTACTATTGGAGGAGACGGATTTCGTTATGTGGATGTAAAAAGCATTTTACATCGAGTGCCTCAAATTGGAGGTGTTCTGATTGGGGATGATGTTCGTGTAGGCTCTAACTCTTCTATTGATAGAGGTGGAATCGATGATACGATGATTGGCGACGGAACTAAAATTGACAACGATGTTCAAATTGCGCATAACGTTAAGATAGGCAAACATGTAATAGTCGCAGGTGCCACCGCAATTGCAGGAAGTGCAGTAGTAGAAGACTTCTGTAAGATTAGTGGATCCTGTGCAGTAGCCGATCATATCACACTTCCTTCGGGAACCATGATTGCGGGAGGCTCTGGATTACGAAATACTCCGCCTAAAAAAGATCTCTACGCAGGTTGGGATTGGAATCTCACCTTTATAGAATTTCAAAAATTCCGCGCGAACGTAAAGCATATTCTCAATCTAAACAAACTTGTCAAAAAAGTGAAAGACATAGAAGAAAAATTGGGAATGAATGCTAAGTCTACGGACTAA
- the panB gene encoding 3-methyl-2-oxobutanoate hydroxymethyltransferase: MQTIINLYREKFQKKEKISVVTCYDASFAKIIAETEMDSILIGDSLGMVFQGNNSTLPVTLEEMIYHTKAVKRGAPNKFIICDLPFLSYQISVEQGVSAGGLVIKETGCDAIKLEGATDIALQSIRQLTEIGVPVMGHLGLTPQSYQVLGGYKVQGKDEKTADKILQDAIALEKAGAFSIVLEMLPEPLGEKITKAISIPTIGIGAGRHTSGQVLVINDLLGIAADFKPKFLKRFADLHSIAKQALASYDREVKQGSYPAEENVFK, encoded by the coding sequence ATGCAAACTATTATCAATCTATATAGAGAGAAATTTCAGAAGAAGGAAAAAATTTCTGTCGTTACATGCTATGATGCATCGTTCGCAAAAATTATTGCTGAAACAGAAATGGATTCCATCTTAATTGGTGATTCTCTCGGCATGGTATTTCAAGGGAATAATAGCACTTTGCCGGTGACCTTAGAAGAAATGATTTATCACACCAAGGCAGTGAAGCGAGGTGCTCCAAATAAATTTATAATCTGTGATCTTCCTTTTTTAAGTTATCAAATCTCCGTTGAACAAGGAGTATCCGCCGGTGGTCTTGTAATTAAAGAAACAGGTTGCGATGCTATTAAGCTGGAAGGTGCAACGGATATTGCACTCCAATCCATTCGTCAATTAACAGAAATCGGAGTTCCTGTGATGGGGCATCTCGGCCTTACCCCCCAGAGCTATCAAGTTCTCGGCGGTTATAAAGTGCAAGGCAAAGATGAAAAGACTGCTGATAAGATTTTACAAGATGCTATCGCATTAGAGAAAGCGGGTGCATTTTCCATTGTATTAGAAATGCTTCCTGAACCCCTCGGAGAAAAAATCACAAAAGCAATTTCTATTCCTACGATTGGAATTGGAGCCGGTAGGCACACAAGTGGACAGGTTTTAGTAATCAACGACTTATTGGGAATAGCTGCTGACTTTAAGCCTAAATTCTTAAAGAGATTCGCTGATTTACACTCTATCGCAAAACAGGCATTAGCCTCCTACGATAGAGAAGTTAAGCAGGGAAGTTATCCGGCAGAAGAAAATGTGTTTAAATAA
- a CDS encoding apolipoprotein N-acyltransferase has product MRSWFTKFKQSRFFNTFCYLWVGIFSTLSFVPYGLSELVFIAPFGLFWIEEKYRGQYKVLFKKGLLFSIVFCFCSYYWINYMLMVFGGFPFWMAIPLFLLYCIIVNWKFGVVMMLLSFLRKKVGRHNLFVPGLAIILAEFFTWQIFPWYYGNLIAGNVILSQVVEYTGVYGLSILVFMVSYPFFQYPIWDVIRSKSPKFKSLTQLYLLKTVNVLALFAILGGFLFWKWSRVEPSSTKQVLIIQPDAPLEFRDGRVREAMEALMNRIERLVIEGSENEKPDLIVLPESGVPFYSTHNVPETTRFDLIYWARFEALIYQLSNRYKANFYFNELDASFADNKPSAQNLRFHNSSTVFDPNGNRGEFYRKSYLLAFGEYIPFGETFPILYDIVPQIGRFIPGAEQNLITYFKNKTEVKFNKPHLKWIDSSFMNMQAQREYYKENISELEAAGKFLPLICYEVILPEFVRKFYKTEMPDFIVNITNDKWYGKTVESYEHLDLARLRSIEFRRWMVRATNSGTSAFVDHLGRIVNNKMTGLGTSERYSRPVSVISSPPTFYVRFGNLLVWLFIVICSGFFGWKIYKKR; this is encoded by the coding sequence ATGCGTAGTTGGTTTACAAAGTTCAAACAATCTAGATTCTTCAATACATTTTGTTATCTCTGGGTAGGAATTTTTTCTACCCTTTCTTTTGTTCCTTATGGACTGAGTGAGCTTGTTTTTATTGCTCCGTTTGGGCTTTTTTGGATTGAGGAAAAGTATCGAGGACAATACAAAGTTTTATTTAAGAAAGGACTTTTGTTTTCGATTGTATTTTGTTTTTGTTCGTATTATTGGATCAACTACATGCTTATGGTCTTCGGGGGATTTCCATTCTGGATGGCGATTCCCTTATTTCTTCTCTATTGCATCATCGTGAATTGGAAATTCGGAGTAGTTATGATGCTCCTAAGTTTTCTTCGAAAGAAAGTAGGAAGACACAACCTATTCGTGCCTGGGTTAGCCATTATCCTCGCAGAATTTTTTACATGGCAAATCTTTCCCTGGTATTATGGAAACCTAATAGCGGGTAATGTGATTTTGTCGCAAGTGGTTGAATATACAGGAGTCTATGGACTTTCCATTCTTGTATTTATGGTATCCTATCCATTTTTTCAATATCCGATTTGGGACGTTATCCGCTCTAAGTCTCCTAAGTTTAAATCTCTCACACAATTGTATCTTTTAAAAACAGTCAATGTTCTAGCTCTCTTTGCGATACTGGGTGGATTTTTATTTTGGAAATGGAGTCGAGTAGAGCCTTCTTCTACAAAACAAGTTTTAATTATTCAACCAGACGCACCACTTGAATTTAGAGATGGACGTGTGCGCGAAGCGATGGAAGCACTCATGAATCGAATCGAGCGATTGGTCATAGAAGGCTCAGAAAATGAAAAGCCTGATTTAATCGTGCTGCCAGAATCAGGAGTTCCCTTTTATTCTACGCATAACGTTCCTGAAACTACAAGATTTGATTTAATTTATTGGGCAAGATTTGAGGCATTGATTTATCAACTGAGCAATCGATATAAGGCGAATTTTTATTTTAATGAGTTAGATGCATCCTTTGCGGATAACAAGCCTTCTGCGCAAAATCTCCGCTTTCACAATAGCTCTACCGTCTTTGATCCAAATGGAAATAGAGGAGAGTTTTATCGTAAGTCGTATTTGCTTGCCTTTGGCGAATACATTCCTTTCGGCGAAACATTTCCTATCTTGTATGATATAGTTCCTCAGATTGGAAGATTTATTCCGGGTGCAGAGCAAAATCTAATTACGTATTTTAAAAACAAAACAGAGGTTAAGTTTAATAAGCCGCATTTGAAATGGATTGATTCTAGTTTCATGAATATGCAAGCACAAAGAGAATACTACAAGGAAAATATTTCTGAATTAGAAGCCGCTGGAAAATTCCTTCCGTTAATCTGTTACGAAGTAATTTTGCCTGAGTTCGTCCGTAAATTTTACAAAACAGAAATGCCTGACTTTATCGTAAACATTACAAATGATAAATGGTATGGAAAGACTGTAGAGAGCTATGAGCATTTAGACCTTGCGAGACTTAGGTCAATCGAGTTTAGGCGTTGGATGGTGAGAGCAACTAACTCAGGAACATCTGCATTCGTAGATCATCTAGGTCGAATCGTAAACAATAAAATGACCGGTTTAGGAACAAGTGAGCGTTATTCACGCCCTGTATCTGTTATCTCTTCTCCCCCTACTTTTTACGTTCGATTCGGCAACTTACTTGTTTGGCTATTCATCGTTATCTGCTCAGGCTTTTTCGGATGGAAGATATATAAAAAGAGATAA
- a CDS encoding 2,3-bisphosphoglycerate-independent phosphoglycerate mutase — translation MLKLVKKQNLKSVTDKVLLVILDGVGYTEKGADAGNAIAGAKLPTLSNLWNHHSTVHIKAHGKAVGMPSDEDMGNSEVGHNVLGCGRIFDQGAKLVSNSIDSGQLFQGEVWKELIANAKTKNSTLHLLGLLSDGNVHSHIDHLKALVAAAKKEGVSKVRIHTLLDGRDVPEKSALEYVRPFEKFLSELRDANFDAKIASGGGRMTITMDRYEADWSMVERGWNFHVKGEGRAFSSAEEAIETFRKEDPAVIDQYLPGFVVSDANGPVGKIKDGDSVVFFNFRGDRAIEISLAMTADKFDKFNRGPKPDVYYAGMMQYDGDLKLPDKYLVTPPAIDRTLSEYLISEKLQQYAISETQKYGHVTFFWNGNKSGYLDRNLETFQEIPSDVIPFDQAPEMKAKEITDTLISTLETKKYNFVRVNYANGDMVGHTGNYTATVRSLEFLDTCMDRLKSACDKNGYTLLVTADHGNADEMYQLDKKGNAQKQGDKFVPKTSHTLNPVNLVIYDKDNRWKLKGTAEAGLGNIAATVLDLLGYEAPEGYLPSLLERL, via the coding sequence ATGTTAAAGCTAGTCAAAAAACAAAATCTGAAGTCTGTGACCGATAAGGTCTTACTTGTAATTCTAGATGGAGTCGGTTATACCGAAAAAGGTGCTGATGCCGGCAATGCGATTGCGGGTGCGAAACTTCCTACACTTTCAAATCTTTGGAATCATCATTCTACTGTTCATATCAAAGCTCACGGAAAAGCAGTTGGTATGCCTTCTGATGAAGACATGGGTAACTCCGAGGTAGGGCATAACGTTTTAGGTTGTGGTCGTATCTTTGATCAAGGTGCGAAGCTTGTAAGTAACTCGATTGATTCAGGTCAATTGTTTCAAGGAGAAGTTTGGAAAGAACTCATCGCAAATGCAAAGACTAAAAATTCAACCTTGCATCTTCTAGGACTTCTCTCCGATGGAAATGTTCATAGTCATATAGATCATTTAAAAGCGTTAGTCGCTGCCGCAAAGAAAGAAGGCGTTTCTAAAGTTAGAATTCATACTCTCCTAGATGGTCGCGATGTTCCTGAAAAGTCAGCCTTAGAATACGTTCGTCCTTTTGAAAAGTTTTTATCGGAACTACGCGATGCAAACTTTGATGCAAAGATTGCATCTGGTGGTGGACGTATGACGATTACGATGGATCGATACGAAGCAGATTGGTCAATGGTAGAGCGCGGTTGGAATTTTCATGTGAAGGGAGAAGGACGTGCATTTTCATCAGCAGAAGAAGCAATTGAAACCTTTCGAAAAGAAGACCCAGCGGTTATTGACCAGTATCTCCCAGGCTTTGTTGTCTCTGACGCAAATGGACCTGTTGGAAAAATCAAAGACGGTGATTCTGTTGTGTTCTTTAACTTTCGTGGTGACCGGGCAATCGAGATTAGCCTCGCCATGACTGCTGATAAGTTTGATAAATTCAATCGTGGTCCAAAACCAGATGTGTATTATGCAGGCATGATGCAATACGATGGAGATTTAAAACTTCCCGACAAATACCTCGTAACCCCTCCGGCGATTGATAGAACTCTAAGTGAATATCTAATCAGCGAAAAATTACAGCAATACGCAATTTCAGAAACACAAAAATACGGACACGTAACTTTCTTTTGGAATGGAAACAAAAGCGGCTATTTAGATAGAAACTTAGAAACTTTCCAAGAAATTCCATCTGATGTAATTCCATTTGACCAGGCACCCGAAATGAAAGCAAAAGAAATTACAGATACTCTAATCTCTACTCTCGAAACTAAAAAATACAATTTCGTTCGAGTCAATTATGCAAACGGCGACATGGTAGGGCATACTGGCAATTATACGGCAACAGTAAGAAGTCTTGAATTTTTGGACACTTGCATGGATCGTTTAAAATCAGCCTGTGACAAAAACGGTTACACTTTGTTAGTCACTGCCGATCACGGGAATGCAGATGAAATGTATCAACTAGATAAAAAGGGAAATGCGCAAAAACAAGGTGATAAGTTCGTTCCAAAAACCAGTCATACATTAAATCCGGTGAACCTGGTCATCTACGACAAAGACAATCGCTGGAAATTAAAAGGAACTGCCGAAGCAGGGCTTGGGAATATTGCGGCTACCGTTCTCGATCTACTTGGCTATGAGGCGCCGGAAGGTTATTTACCAAGTTTGTTGGAAAGGCTATAG
- a CDS encoding HEPN domain-containing protein, translated as MKLNTMNLNDQKLLHTFADRIKSQFADAKIWAFGSRARGEAKSDSDFDVLVVLSEMGFKQKKIISEIAWEISYENEVVLVPIVYSYEKFNYPAIQKSSLIQNILREGINRLKEAEESLQDALSLYNNKRYRSAVNRAYYSMFYSALALLENKGLKNSKHIGVISFFDKEYIKTNIFSKIHSKALHKAFELRQEADYSILVELEVDEVTEIINQAQNFVKQVRDYIMEYLF; from the coding sequence ATGAAACTAAATACTATGAATCTAAATGACCAAAAACTATTGCATACATTTGCAGATCGAATTAAAAGTCAATTTGCAGATGCTAAGATCTGGGCTTTCGGTTCAAGAGCTAGAGGAGAGGCAAAGAGTGACTCTGATTTTGATGTTTTAGTTGTTTTATCAGAAATGGGCTTCAAACAAAAAAAAATAATCTCGGAAATCGCCTGGGAGATAAGCTATGAAAATGAAGTCGTTTTAGTTCCGATTGTATATTCTTATGAAAAATTTAATTACCCCGCAATTCAAAAAAGTTCTTTGATCCAAAATATTTTACGAGAAGGCATAAATCGTTTAAAAGAAGCTGAAGAATCTTTGCAAGATGCTTTATCTTTATACAATAATAAGAGATATCGATCTGCGGTTAATCGCGCTTACTACTCAATGTTTTATTCTGCATTAGCCTTATTAGAAAATAAGGGACTTAAAAACTCCAAGCACATTGGAGTTATTTCCTTCTTTGATAAAGAATATATAAAAACTAATATTTTCTCAAAGATACATTCTAAGGCACTGCATAAGGCATTCGAGTTAAGACAAGAAGCCGACTATTCGATATTAGTCGAATTAGAAGTTGATGAAGTTACTGAAATCATAAACCAGGCTCAAAACTTTGTAAAACAAGTTAGAGATTATATTATGGAATATTTATTTTAA
- a CDS encoding leucine-rich repeat domain-containing protein, translated as MTDIKSIKEIEKILGFSINQVVKLDELNKPSDTQNIYSDNPTANYCLDRNENVIGLYIDTCPIEEFPTDLLTGFSKLNKLYLNQCHLSNSNFLKDFKELTDLNLANNQLTDLGSLIGLTNLTSLIANNNQLNDVTDLKRLTSLTILDLSFNQLTDISFLSELKKLTSLGLHNNQLIDVQPLKGTTNLTYLNLSNNQLTDIEPLKNLKNLTFLDLNYNQLIDISFLEELKELTNVDISFNQIVEIKSFIGLTKLTTLSLNNNQIVDPSPLSKLTSLITLGLHNNQIIDLSFIKDLTNVTEIGLVYNQIKELPEWITEIHLEINIQDDPDVSTNRLLLAGNPIQSPPIKVVKKGKQAIQQHFQELKK; from the coding sequence ATGACAGACATAAAAAGTATAAAAGAAATAGAAAAGATCCTAGGTTTTTCTATAAATCAAGTAGTAAAATTAGACGAATTAAATAAACCTAGTGATACTCAAAATATTTATAGTGATAATCCTACAGCTAATTATTGTTTGGATCGAAATGAAAATGTTATAGGTTTGTATATAGATACATGTCCTATTGAAGAATTTCCTACTGATTTATTAACTGGTTTTTCTAAATTGAATAAACTTTATTTGAATCAATGTCATCTCTCCAATTCTAACTTTTTAAAAGATTTTAAAGAATTAACTGATTTGAATTTAGCTAATAATCAATTAACAGATCTTGGTTCTCTGATCGGTTTAACAAACCTCACTTCATTGATAGCCAATAATAATCAACTCAATGATGTTACTGATTTGAAAAGATTAACAAGTCTAACTATCTTAGATTTAAGTTTTAATCAATTAACAGATATTAGTTTTTTAAGTGAGTTAAAAAAACTTACTTCTTTAGGTTTGCATAATAACCAATTGATTGATGTTCAACCTTTGAAGGGAACTACAAATCTTACATATTTAAACTTAAGTAATAATCAATTAACTGACATAGAACCTTTGAAAAATTTAAAAAATCTTACTTTTCTAGATTTGAATTATAATCAACTGATAGATATTAGTTTTTTAGAGGAATTAAAAGAATTGACTAATGTAGATATCAGTTTTAATCAAATAGTCGAAATAAAATCTTTCATTGGATTAACTAAGCTCACTACCCTATCATTGAATAACAATCAAATTGTTGATCCCAGTCCCTTAAGCAAATTAACAAGTCTAATTACTTTAGGATTACACAATAATCAAATTATAGATCTTAGTTTTATAAAAGACTTAACAAATGTAACTGAAATAGGATTGGTTTATAATCAGATTAAAGAATTACCAGAATGGATCACAGAGATACATTTAGAAATTAATATTCAAGATGACCCAGATGTTTCTACAAATCGATTATTATTAGCAGGGAATCCCATTCAATCGCCCCCTATAAAGGTTGTAAAAAAGGGAAAACAAGCTATCCAACAACACTTCCAGGAACTTAAAAAATAA
- the bcp gene encoding thioredoxin-dependent thiol peroxidase, producing MAKLEVGKKAPAFTAIVADGKKVKLGDIAGKNGLVLYFYPKDNTPGCTTEACDFRDNLDAIKKLGYSVVGVSKDDLKSHKKFIEKQNLNFDLLSDAETDLVEKFGVWQEKKMMGKKYMGIVRTTFLISKDGKILKIYENVKVKDHVAEIIKDIKEIK from the coding sequence ATGGCTAAATTAGAAGTTGGAAAAAAGGCACCTGCATTTACAGCAATCGTTGCAGATGGAAAGAAAGTAAAGTTAGGCGATATAGCCGGAAAGAATGGACTTGTATTGTATTTTTATCCCAAGGATAATACCCCCGGCTGCACGACTGAGGCTTGTGACTTTCGTGATAATCTGGATGCAATTAAAAAGCTCGGCTACTCGGTAGTAGGCGTATCTAAAGATGATCTCAAAAGTCACAAAAAATTTATCGAAAAACAAAACTTAAACTTCGACCTGCTTTCCGATGCAGAAACTGATCTAGTAGAAAAATTTGGAGTCTGGCAAGAAAAGAAAATGATGGGCAAGAAGTATATGGGCATTGTCCGCACCACTTTCTTAATTAGCAAAGACGGAAAGATTTTAAAAATATACGAAAATGTAAAAGTAAAAGATCATGTTGCAGAAATTATTAAAGATATTAAGGAAATTAAATAA
- a CDS encoding leucyl aminopeptidase, with product MKIPSSQLKFYAGKNKSKKVYEVHHFYKDKIPANIAKSLKSQIDSKVFQADAGQQYIDHGDQIIYIGLGEEAKLTLRKLASYYLKLGEAFIKWVGIGLEIHISKELSEALSPFNLVYQLANSIEIAAFGVDSLSKTYRERKIEVGDISFVMESVKEEKTAKEALEKSKVVSKYLNESRYVAHLPANHFTPEEFVSRSQEIAKENKLKITVFDEDRLKKEKFGGILSVCQGSDKKAKMVILEYTPKGAKSTDKTLALIGKGLTFDSGGISIKPSAEMHEMKYDMCGAATAIHAIGAIASLGIKTKVIAAIGVAENMPDAAALKPGDVYTAYNGVTVEVQNTDAEGRLVLGDVISYISKKFKSNYMVDLAILIGAVIIALGHEAAGVMTNSRDLFDLIDAASISSEDRIWELPLWEEYGEDLKSDIADVRNITGGRAGGTLSAAQFLSKFVEGDVKWAHIDIAGTAWRGKPSGTQVSGPTGYGIRLLVDLAKELEKHHE from the coding sequence ATGAAAATCCCTTCTTCACAATTAAAATTCTACGCTGGAAAAAACAAATCTAAAAAAGTATACGAAGTCCATCATTTTTACAAAGATAAAATTCCGGCTAATATAGCGAAATCTCTCAAATCCCAAATCGACTCTAAAGTATTCCAAGCAGATGCTGGTCAACAATACATTGACCACGGCGATCAAATCATCTACATCGGACTTGGGGAAGAAGCGAAGCTAACACTGCGTAAACTCGCATCTTATTATTTAAAATTGGGCGAAGCATTTATTAAATGGGTAGGCATTGGTCTCGAAATTCATATTTCTAAAGAACTTTCAGAAGCACTCTCTCCTTTTAATCTTGTTTATCAATTAGCAAATTCAATCGAAATCGCAGCCTTCGGAGTTGACTCCCTTTCTAAAACTTACCGCGAGCGCAAAATCGAAGTTGGCGACATTAGCTTTGTAATGGAAAGTGTCAAAGAAGAAAAGACAGCAAAAGAAGCCTTAGAAAAATCCAAAGTAGTCAGCAAATATTTAAACGAGTCAAGATATGTGGCTCATCTACCGGCTAATCATTTTACTCCGGAAGAATTTGTCTCTCGCTCACAAGAAATTGCAAAAGAAAACAAACTCAAAATCACAGTCTTCGATGAAGACAGACTCAAAAAAGAAAAATTCGGTGGGATACTCTCTGTTTGCCAGGGCTCCGACAAAAAAGCCAAAATGGTTATACTCGAATACACACCCAAAGGAGCAAAGTCAACTGATAAAACTCTCGCCCTCATCGGAAAAGGTCTTACCTTTGACTCAGGTGGAATTAGCATCAAACCATCCGCAGAAATGCACGAGATGAAATACGATATGTGTGGAGCGGCTACTGCCATTCATGCGATAGGTGCAATAGCTTCTCTAGGAATTAAAACCAAAGTCATCGCAGCCATTGGAGTTGCTGAAAATATGCCGGATGCAGCTGCTTTAAAACCAGGGGACGTCTACACCGCCTACAACGGAGTAACCGTTGAAGTCCAAAACACAGACGCAGAAGGTAGACTGGTTTTAGGAGATGTAATTTCCTATATAAGTAAAAAATTTAAATCCAACTATATGGTAGACTTAGCGATATTAATCGGTGCAGTCATCATCGCTCTCGGTCACGAAGCGGCGGGGGTAATGACGAATTCCCGCGACTTATTCGATTTAATTGATGCAGCTTCTATTAGTTCAGAAGATAGAATCTGGGAACTTCCTCTCTGGGAAGAATACGGCGAAGACTTAAAGAGTGATATTGCAGATGTTAGAAATATCACCGGTGGACGCGCAGGTGGAACTCTTTCAGCGGCACAATTTCTCTCTAAGTTTGTTGAGGGAGATGTAAAATGGGCGCATATAGATATTGCAGGCACTGCCTGGAGAGGAAAGCCTTCTGGAACACAAGTAAGTGGACCTACCGGTTACGGCATACGCCTATTAGTCGATTTAGCTAAAGAATTAGAGAAGCACCATGAATAG